A window of Paludisphaera rhizosphaerae genomic DNA:
GTAGCACCCGACCGTCCACGCGGCCTGATCGTCGGTGACGACCGCGATGATGTTCGTCCGAGGCCCCTCGGCGGCGACGACCGCACCCGAGGTCGCGATCATGGCGAGGAATGCGAAGATCCGTTTCATGGAAGGATGCTCCGAGGGAAGGAGACGTGGGCGAGGCTCGATCGCCGCTGACTCGCAGCATTGTGAAGAAACGGGTCCGCTCCATCAAGGAGGCCCCGTCCCATGGAGCGCGAGGCCAGGATTACCTGATCGCGCATCGTGCTGCGAACCTGCGAGACGCTGTGGTGTCACTCAAGTGGCTCGCCGTCGAGCATGATTGCAGACGACGCGAGCCTCCGGTATAGTTTCGCTCGGCGGCTCTGAAGGTCCTTCCTTCTATGTTTTTCAAACCCTAGGGCCTTCGCTTTCCGCTTATTCTTGAGCGTCCCGCCGGGGTCCGGTCGGGACGTTCGCGTTTGTGGGGCAAAAGCGTGAACGCCCTTTACCTTCGTCGACGCCTGAAGGTGATGCTCCCCCAGGGAGACGGAACGACGCCGGTCAATGTCGTCGCCACTCTCCAGAAGAACCTCGAATCGCTGGGGTTTCTTCTCGACGAGGACGTTGTCGAGGAGCTGAAACGCCTGAGCCCGATTCAGCTGGACTCCTTCTACCAGCGGTTGGTGAAGGACCTCCGCGCGATGGTCGGCGCGCACCGGACGTTCAGTCCTATGTACCCGAACTTCCCTGCCCAGGTCATGGACATGACCGAGGCGGAACTCTATCTGAACGCCTTCCGCCACTACTGGACGCACAGGCTTCCGGAGACCGAACCCAAGGCTCGCGACCCGCTCGAAGACTCGCCAAATTTACGGATCATTCGGCTCGGTACGCGCGAGGATTTCGAGAACGTCTTTACGCTCCTCGCTCGGTCGAAGTCGCCGTTCTCGCCGCAGGATCAAGAGGACGTGAAATGGTTCATCGCGCAGTATCGCGATGGAATCAAGCGGCTCATGCCGGAGCATATCCCGTGCAAGGAGAACCTGGGGGTCCTTGGTGCCGAATTGATCCGCAATACGTCTGACGCTGAGGCCGTGCTGGGACCGCACATCAAGACCGCTACGGACGTGCTCCGCCTCGCCGCGGCGATGAGCGGCGGCGACGTGTCTCTGGCTCAAGCGTGCAGATTCGGCAAGTTCCGCCGCGCCGAGCGGACCCTGCTATTAGGCTGGATCGAGCGGGCAACTAGCCGCACTGAGGACATGCTCCGGTGGAAGCAACGCTGGATCCGGCTGGGCGAGCGTCTCCACCCGGGCGAGTATGCAGGCCGATTCCCAGAGACGGCGGCGGCCTTCGATGTACTCCGGAACGGCCGGCCGTTTGAGACGTTCAACTCGCGCGTCGAGAGGAGCTTGCTTCGCAAGGACGTCGATAGCGTGCTGGATTTGCTCGATGACCGTCCGGGCGAGTTGGCCCGGCGGCTGGATCATCTCACGCGGCTGGGGGACGATCGCGACGCGATCGTCGCCCGGTTCGCAAGCCGGGCCGACAGGGTATCGACTCCCGTTCTCCTCCAGGTGCTCACGTACTTTCGGCGTCGAGGCGAACCGGCCGACCTTCGGACGTTCTTCCCCAAGGGGAATATCGCCAAGGTCTACGCGATCCACGAGGCGCTTCCGGCCCTACCGGCGGGAGTGGATGAGGAACTGTCAACGATCTGCGAACAAGCACTCCTTGACCGTTTCTCGAAGCTCCCGCCGCTCGGAGCCTGCTACCTCGACGACATGTTGAGGAATTATCTGGTCCCCTTCTCCCAGCGGTCGGCGTCGAAGACCCTCCGAACCCTCGTGCGCGGCAGTCGCCTCCCGCTGCCCGAGTGCACGACGATGCGATTCTTCGTCTGGTGGAAGAACGGGCGCGGTCGGGTAGATATCGACCTCTCCGCGGCGATGTACGACGCGGACTTTGGTTATATTAGCACGCTGGCCTACTACAACCTGAAGGACTACGGGGCGCACCACAGCGGCGACATCGTCGATGCGCCGCAGGGCGCGGCCGAGTTCATCGACGTCGACATTCCGAGGTGCCTTGAGCGCAAGGTCCGATACGTCGTCATGTCCTTGAACAGTTTCACTCGGCAGCCGTACTGCGACTTGCCGGAATGCTTCGCCGGATGGATGGCTCGCGAGCAGCCGAACTCGGGGGAAATCTTCGAGCCGAAGACCGTGATCGATAAGGTGGACCTCGCCGCAGACACCCATATGTGCCTCCCGGCCATCTTTGATCTCGTCGGACGTGAGATCGTCTGGGCGGACATCGCCTTCGCCAGCCGTCCGCAGTTTGCTAACAACGTCCATAACAATCTGAGCGGCGTTTCTTTGATGCTCCGGGCGTTGACGCACCTTCGAAAGACTGACCTCTATTCGCTCTTCGACCTGCACGTAAAGGCGCGAGGGACGAGGGTCTCGGTAGCCGAAGGCGCCGATACCGTCTTTTCCGTCGATCGAGGGATCACGCCCTTCGACCTGGACCGAATCGCCGCTGAGTTCATGTGAGCGACGTCGGCTTGTCCTGATTTCGCAGCCCTCTACTTCCCGATGCAGAATCGACGCCCTCGGTGCGTTGAGTGCGCAAGATGCACGAATTTTCGGGCATTGTGGGTGCTCGAGGCGAGCCCCGGGTGTCTGGAATGCACGCTCTGCGTCGGGTTCTGTTCCGGAGGTGTTCCGCAACGGGATCACCATCGAGGGCTATGCCACCCTCACTCATTCAGGTTGCCCTCGGACTCAACGTCTGCCACTGCCGGATCGCCAGTTCGCTCGCCTTCCTCACAACATCGGACAAATCGCACTGATAGAGCCAAGAGCAGCTAAATCCATTCAGTTCCACCAACCACAATCTCCCTTTCGATTCGCATATGTCCATCATAAATATCGGATCGGGTCGCCAGGACACGTCGGCCAGTATGGCCGCCGCGAAGTCAAGCACCTCGACGGGACAGCCGGCCGCAATAGACTTTGTTCCGTCCTCGGAGTACTGGCTAGCCGCGATGACCTTGTCCTCGGCGACGATCAGACGCCATTCACGACCTATCTCCTTTGGAGCGGCGATCACGACCTGGGTCGCCGGATCGTAGCGAGTCGGAGACAAGGCCGCGGCGAATGACTCGCTATGTACGCAGCGTCCGACGAAATGCTTTTGACAGCCCGCTGGGCGGGCGAAAACCTCATCGTCGACCCCGAAAACTGTGAACACCCAATCGCTCTGCCGGATAGCTTCGACACCGGGCATGATTGCGTAATGTTGATTCAGCAGGTACTTCCCGTAGTAGGCGAAGTAGGTTGAACAATCGAGTTTCTCGGCGTCGCACCAGGCGCCCGGGGCCCACTCGTGGTGAAGTTGGATCTGGCGAGCGAAGGGGAAGGTCCCGTACCCGATCACGCACCGGTCGGGCGGGACGGGTTGGCCGTCGATGGCTAGGCTGGCTCCAGCTTTGAGCGAGCCGTGAGGGACGATGCTCCCGATCATCCCCTGCCGCCGGATCTCCGACAAGAGGAGGTCCGCTTCGTCGCGATAGACGCCAGCCTCGATCAGCCACGTCGGATTCATTGGTGACTCACGAACTACAACGCCGGGTAGTCTTACGCGTCTGACCCTCGCACTGCGGAAATCAATCCTACCGAATCACCATCATTACATGCATCAAGGATATAGTGTAATTCGCCAATCGAAGGCGGATTGACGGTCTCCGAGGTTGAGTCCTTGATTCGGTCTTCGCGATCGCTCTCGGGTCAGTTTGTTCGAGTTGAACCGTTCTGGACCTGAACTCGTGCAGATTCCGAAGCTCAACCTATCTCACGACCGCTTCCGACAGAATGTCGTTCCTGACTCTATCTAGGGTTCTGTGCCGAATTCTGTACCGGTCAGACGCCAAGGATCCAGTTCAGACCAAGGGAAGATATCGCAAACAACTTTTTCCCAATGGTTTGCGACATGTGGCGCGAAATATTCTCGCCATCTTCTCCCGATTCGACATCGACTCATTTTCCTATGCAGAACCGGGCGAAGATCCGGTCCAGGACGTCATCGGCCACGATGACGCCCGTGACTTCGCCGAGGTCATCGAGGGCGGCTCTCAGTTCGAAGGCGATCAATTCGTCGCCGCCGCCGGCGAGCATCACGGCGGCGGCCTCGCGGATGGAGGCCGAGGCTCGCGTCAGGGCGTCTCGGCAGCGGGCGGAAGTGCCCGTCGTTGAGGACTCGCTCTCGCGACGGCGGATCGCATTGGCGATCGTGTGTTTCAGTCGTTCGAGTCCCACGCCGGTCCGTGCGCTGGTGGCAAGCCAGGGCGTTGGGTCGTCGCCTGGAGGGGGGGCGAGGTCGGACTTGGTCCAGATGGGGATGACGCGGTCGTCGTCGGGAGTCTGGGAAGTCCGGGCGTCGGACGAGGAGCAGGCGAGGATCACGTCGGCGCGGTCGGATGCAGCCGACCGGCGGTCCTGGGCTTCGGCGGCGATCGCGTCGGCGGCGGATTCCATCCCCGCAGTGTCGACCAGCTCGACGACGAGTCCGTCGCAGGGGCAGGGGGCCGACAGGGTGTCGCGGGTGGCGCCGGCGACGGGCGAGACGATCGCGTGATCGTCCCCCAACAGCCCGTTGAACAGACGGCTCTTGCCGGCGTTGGGGAGGCCGACCAGGACCACGAGCGGGGCGTCGCCGGAACGGTCGCGACGGCCCAGGCGGGCGGTCAATGCGTCGAGGGCGACCGCCTCGCGGTCCAGTTCTTCCGCCAGCGCCGCGCGGCCGATGGGATCGACGTCGGCCTCGTCGACGAAATCGAGGTCAGCCTCCAGGTGGGCGAGGAGGTCGAGCAGCCGGTCGCGCAGGGCCTCGATCGGGCCCGCCAGTCCGCCAGCGAGCTGCTCCAACGCTGCGTCGAGGCGGCGGGCGTCGCGGGCGTCGATCACGCCCAGGACGGCCTCGGCGCGAGTCAGGTCAATTCGGCCGGAGAGGAAGGCTCGGAGGGTGAACTCGCCCGCCCGCGCTGGTCTGGCACCCTGGGACAGAACGTGCGCCAGCAGGCGGTCGAGCAGAGGAGGCGAGCCGAGCGTATGGATCTCCGCCAACTCCTGCCCGGTGTAGGTCCGAGGAGCCGGCCAGAGCGCGAGGCTCGCGGGGAGGAGCGGACGGAGGCCGGCGAGTTGGTACGAGCCGGCGATGACGGTGGGACGCCTCGGCGACGGTTCCGAGATGGCATACGCGTCCGAAACGACGGCCTTCCCCCCTGGAGGGGGAAGGTGGCCCGAAGGGCCGGATGAGGGGGACGACCGCTGTCGGACGTCTATCCCCCGACTCGTTACAAATCCCGAGGCGATCTCCCCCTCATCCGACCCCTGCGGGGTCTGCCTTCCCCCTCCAGGGGGGAAGGCGTCAGATTTGGGTTCGAAGTTCGCGAGGGCGACGCGCCACGCGCCGGGACCGGATAAACGAACGATGCCGCGAAGGCCCCCGCCGGGTGCGGAGGCCTTCGCGGCGATCAGATCCTCGGTGTCGAAGGCCGACGACATGGCCGGGCCGCGATCACTTCCGCCCGGGGCGGGCGGGGGGCTTGCGGCGGTCGCGGTCCTTCTCGACCTCCTTCTCTTTCTCCTTGCTCCGACCGTCCCGGGTCGCCCGGTCGTCGATCATCTTGCGGTAGGTCGGATCCTTCTTGGCCTCTTCGAGGACGCGATTCCAGAGCTGGGCGATGCCGCCGGTGGGCTTGGGGGGAGCTTCCGGCGAGCCCTTGGGGCCGCGGCCGGGGCCGTCCTCGCCCTTCGCGGGGCCTTCCGTCCCTTCGGCCGGATGCTCGTGGATGATCTTGGGGAGCAACAGCCGCTCGCCGATCGTCCAGAGGCTGCTCGTGATGAAGTAGATGCCCAGGCCCGAGGGGACCTTGTAGAACATCACGGCCATCACGATCATCATGTACTTCATCGTCTTCTGCTGCATTTCCGCCTCGGGCGTGGTGGCCGGCGGGGCGAAGAGCTGCGTCTGGAAGAGCATCAGACCGACGACCAGGATCGGCAGCAGGTTGAACCAGTGGCCGAGGAACGGCAGGTCGAACGGCATGCGGAAGAGCATGTCGGGCGCGGCGAGGTCGTTGATCCAGAGGAACGGCGCCTGACGGAGCCCGACCGTCGTATTCAGGGCCTGCCAGAGGCCGACGAAGATCGGCAACTGGATCAGGGCCGGCAGGCAGCCGGCGACCGGGTTGGCGTTGTGCTTCTTGTACAGGGCGAAGGTCTCGCGAGTGAGCTTCTCCTTGTCGTCCTTGTACTTCTCCTGGATCGCCTTGAGGTGGGGCTGAAGCTCCTGCATCTTCTGAGCCATCAGCGCCTGCTTGCGGCCCAGGGGGAACATCAGCATCTTGACGATCAGCGTCAGCAGGATGATGGCGACGCCGTAGTTGCCGCGAACCCCGCCGAAGAGCGCCGAGACCTTCTCAGTCAGGGAGTACGTGAACGAGAGCATCGGCGTGATGAACAGCTTGGCGATCGTCGGGGCGAGGGGGATGATCCCCTTGCGGTAGACGGCCAGTTCCTCGGCGCCGTAGGGAGCCAGGGCCTCGGGCGTTTTGGCGCCGGCGAAGACCTTGAAGGCGAACGTCTTGGGCGTGTTCGGGCCGACCTTCACCGGTCGGGAGCTGATCCGCACGCCGACGTCCGACTTCTGGAGATCCTGGGGGTGGGCGTGAAGGAGGACGCCCTGAGTCTCGCGGTCCATCCGGTCGTCGGCGCTCTTCGAGGCCAGAACTGGGGCGACGAGAATCGCGAAGTACTGGTTCTCGATGCCCGCATAACGCAGCGGGTTGACGGTCGACTCGAAGGCCTTGCCGGTGGCGATCTTGTAAGCCGTCTCGGTCTCCAGCGCGGTCGAGCCGCCGGAGGCGGCGGTGCCGAAGAAAACCTCGCGGAACGTTGAGGTGTACCACTCGCCTTCGATCGGGATCCCGTAGGGGCCCAGCAGATTGAAGGTGAAGGAACGCTCCTGGTCGTCAGGACTCTCGAACTTCAGGTCGAGTTCCAGGCCGTCGGCGCCCTGCCAGAGCCGGAACGTCTTGGTGACGATCACACCGTTGGCGGCCCTGGTGCGGAAGACGACTTCCTGGCCCTGGGCGGACGGGACTTCCCCGTTCGCCTCGCGGCTGATCGGACGCACGGCGCGGCCCTGATCGTCGCGGACGACGTCCCAGAGTTCGGCGTCGAGGAGATCCTCGCTCGGCGGCGCATCAGGGGTCGCGGCGGCAAGCTGGGCTCGATCCGCGGGACGCAAAGGCGAGCTGCGGCCGGCGACTTCGGACGGGCTGAGCGTCAGTGCCAGCGAGGGGGGCCAGGCGGCGGAGAAGAGCGGCTTGGATCGATCCCGGCCGATGAGCTGCATCGGCAGGTGGGGGTTCTTCCGCCCCTCGAAGTCGGCGTCGTAGCGCGACGAGAAGACGGACTCCACGCCCGCCCCCTTCTGGTCAAGCTGGACGGCCAGACGATAGCCGCCGGGCGTCTTGTCCTCGGCCGAGCCCATCGCCAGTTCGGTCGGCGGGACGAGATCGGCCTTCGGCTTGGGTGCCTCTTTGACGGCGGCGGATTCCGTGGACGGAGCGTCGCCGGGCTTTTTCTCGGCGTCGGCGGGCTCCGCCTTCTTGGCTTCATCCGCCTTGGCGACCGCGACGGGAGGCTTCTTGGCGGCGTTGCGGGGCGCCAGGCCGAGCTTTTCGAGGAGATAGGGGAACCCCACCATCCACAAGAAAATCAACATCACGAAGAGGACGAGACGCTTCTCATTGCTCATGAACCAGGATTCCCGGAGCCGTGTGGCGGAGGCGAGGGATGCAGCGGCCGACCAGTTCCGGGTCTTCGGAACGAGTTTGGCAGATCCTAAAAGTATAAGGACGCCGTCGAGCACCCTTCTCGATTGTCGCGAGGGGTCGACGAAATCGCAAGACGCCCTGCGCGTCCGCGTGAGGGCGTCCCGAGATCAGGGGTGGTGGGAAGGCGGCTTAGCGGCCCTGGCGGAGGCGATCGCCGAGGAAGGGTTCCAGATCCGAGATCGAGTGGATCTTCTGGATGGTCTTCTCGAAGTCGTACGGGACGCGCCGATAGGCGATGTGAGCAGGACGGGAGCCTTCGCCCTCGTCGAGAATCACATAGCAGGCTCGCGGGTCGCCGTCGCGAGGCTGGCCGACGGAGCCCACGTTGATGAGCAGCTTGCCCTCGCCCAGAGTGTATTCGTGGTCGATCTCGTCGGGGGCGAAGAACTGATAGCCCTCGGTGAAGATCCCCGGAACGTGCGTGTGGCCCTGGAAGCAGTAACGCTCCACCAGTTGGAACAATCGTTCCATCTTGCGATGGTTGTAGATGTCCTCGGGGAAGATGTACTCGCTCAGGGGGTTCCGGGGCGAACCGTGGACGAAGAGGAACGGGGGAGCCTTGTGGGTGCGGGGCAGTTCCCCGAGAAATTCCCAGCGGCGCTCGTTGCCGGCGCGGTCGGTCGAGCTTTCCAATTGCGACCGCGTCCAGAAGATCGCGCGCTCGGCGCCGACGTTGAAGCCGTCGGGATCGAACATCGCCCCCTGGTCGTGATTACCTAGCAGAGTGACCTTGCAGTTATCGATAACGAGATCGATGCACTCGCGCGGGTTAGGGCCGTAGCCGATCACATCCCCCAGGCAGAAGATCTCGTCGACCCCCTGGCTCTCGATGTCGCGCAGGACGGTCTCCAGCGCTTCGAGGTTTCCATGAATATCGCTGATTAACGCACGACGCACCGAGGGGAATCCTCCGACGAGGGGAGGGGAGCGGTCACCGGAGAAACGCTGCGACGGGAATCGGAGCGACCCAGCAATCCGTCGCGAGGACGCGAACACCCTCCAGAGTATCTTACTTTATGCCCATGGCGAGGGGGAATTTTCGCCCCCGCGGCGGCTTTCTTCACGGTAGGAAATTTACGTTCTTCACAATTTTAAGAATAGGGCGAGAGACGACGACGGGTCAAGGTTCATCAATTAATGGAGGATGGAAGATTGCTTGCGTGTCTCTTTTCCGCATCGTCCGCCGAGAAGGCGTGGGTGACGGGCGGCGCGTGTCGGCGATAGAATCGGGACGAGATTCGATGCGACCTTCCCTCCCCAGGCGAGTTTTTCAGTGGCCCCTCACCCGTTCGTGCTGGCTCTCGACACCTCCGGCGACCGCTCGGCGATCGGCCTGCGAGCCGCCGATGGAGCCCTTTTCGAGGCCGAGACGGACGCCTCGCGCAAGCACGGCCGGGATTTGCTCCCCTCTCTTCGTAATCTGCTCCGATCGGCCGGCGTAAGACCGGCGCAGATTGGTTTGATCGGCGTCGGATTGGGGCCTGGATCGTATACAGGTCTGCGAATCGGGCTCACCGCGGCGCGGACGCTCGCGTATGCGGCGGGGGCTCGGTTGGTCGGTTTCGACAGCCTGGAGGCCGTCGCCCGCAACGCCCCCGAGGACGAGACGCACGTGATCGTGGTCGGCGACGCCCAGCGCGGCGAAGTTTATGCGGCCGAGTTCGTCCGGGAGGCCCCCGGCGCTCCGCTCGTCGCCTGCGGGCCGAGCCGGATCGAGCCGCTTGCGGCCTGGTCGGAGCGCGTTGAACCGGGGGCTTTCGTGATCGGCTCCGGCCTGCGGTCGCCGACCATCCGATCGGCGCTCGCGGGACGCTCTCTCATCGAGCCCGACGATTCGATCCATCGTCCGTCCGGCCGGCGGATGATTGAACTGGTGGATCGAGTCGCTGAGTTTGGGGCTCAGATCGAGCCCGACGACCTGGATCCCAACTACCTTCGCCGGAGCGCGGCCGAGGATCAATGGGACGCCCGCGCTCTGGGGCGATGATGCGCCGCGTTGTGATCGGCGGCCGGTCGGGGTAGCATGAGCGAGTCTTGACCGCCCTCGACCTCTCGGAGGATCCTGGATTGTCCGCTTCTCCAATCGCCGCCCGCTCGTTCCGCTCCCCTCGTCCCGCCTTCACGCTGATCGAACTGCTGGTCGTCATCGCGATCATCGCGGTGCTGATCGCGTTGCTCCTGCCGGCCGTCCAGGCGGCCCGCGAGGCCGCTCGACGGGCTCAGTGCACCAACAACATGAAGCAACTGTCGTTGGCGGCTTTGAACTACGAGTCGACGCATCAAACCGTTGCAACCGGGGGCTTTACGCGGAGCGGGTCGTTGCCGGGGTCGAAGTGGAACTTCAGCCCGTTCGTCCACATGCTGCCGTTCTACGAGCAGCAGAACGTCTACAACATGGTGAACTTCTCGCCCGGCGTCTTCACGGCCGAGAATGTGACGCTGGCGGGAACGAGCATCTCGGCCCTCCAGTGCCCCAGCGACGCCACGGTCTACGACCTGACGCCGGTGGTCGCAACCCAATACGCCAGTCTTCCTTCCGGAACCTGGATGCAGGCCAAGACCAGCTATGGGGGAGTCGTGGGCTGCTGGAGCCTGATGCTCCATATCGACAACCCAACGTTCGCGGCTCGCAAGGCCAACATGAACGGCGTGATCTACGCCCACAGCGCCACCCGACTCTCCGAGATCACGGACGGCACGAGCAACACCATGCTCTTCGCCGAGCACAACCACGGCGCGTTCGATTCGGCCGGCCAGGCGCAGTACCACGGCTGGAATTCGGGCTTCTGGACCGACACCATGATCGGCGGCTACTACCCGATCAACGGAACGCTCAAGGTTCTTCGACTGAGTGACTCGGCGGCGCGCGACTACATCGCATTCAACATCGGCAGCCGACATCCCGGCGGGGCCAATGTGGGTCTGGCCGACGGCTCGGTCCGGTTCCTCAAAGATTCCACCGACTGCTGGCCGATCGACCCGACGACCAAGACGGCGGTTGGAGTCTCGTTCAACGCCGACGGCCAGGGGATCCAGACGATCGCACCTGGGACGAAAATCGGGATCCTCCAGGCCCTCTGCACGCGGAACTTCGGCGAGGTGATCTCCGCCGACTCCTACTAAGCCCACCGGCCGCACCATGCCCGACCCTCGCGACGACCAGGCCCGTACCAAGTCCACGTACGGGCTGCAGTGGAATCGGTTTCGGATCATCCGGGAAGACGAGGACCGGGCGACCTTCGCGAACCGGACGGGCCTGCGGCCGGGAGACCTGGCGGGCCGTACGGTGCTCGACGGCGGCTGCGGAATGGGGCGTTACCTGAGAATCGCCGCGGCCGACGCCCCCCGGTTGGCCGTCGGCCTGGATCTCAGCGAGGCGGTCCTCGCCGCCCGCGACCTGACCGCCGAACTTCCCAGCGTTTCGCTCGTTCGCGGCGACCTGCTCCGGCTCCCGTTCGCGGAAGGCTCGTTCGACCACATCTACTCGATCGGCGTCCTCGACCACACGCCCGACCCGAGAGCCGCCTTCCTCGGGCTCGCGAGGTTGCTCCGGCCGGGAGGACGCATCGCGCTCTGGGTCTACGAGCGCGAAAGTCCGGCCGTCGAGCGGATCATGAACGCCCACCGGGCGGTTTCGACCCGGCTCCCGCTGGGAATGCTGCTGGCGATGTGCCGACTCTCCGCGCCGATCGGCCTCCTGAAGCGGCGGCTGATGTCGAGCCGCTGGCGATTGGTGGAGCGGTCCGGCGTGGCGCTGCACGCGCTGACGATCGGCGTTTCGATGCACCCGGACGCCGAGGTGCGGGTTTGCGACACGCTCGACTGGTACGCGCCGAAGTTTCTCTCCCGCCACACCGTCGAGGAAGTTCGCGGTTGGTTCGCGGAGGCCGGGCTCGTCGACGTGGAGGACCTGAGCGTCGGCCAGGTGTTCCATCACGAAGGCCAGGGGAATGGGGTGAACCTGGCGGGAAGGAAGCCGGGTTGAGGAGGGGACGCTGGTCGTCACCGGTCCGCTTGACCGCCAGTCTCGATGATTTTTAAGATGAAAGCCGCCGCCGGGCGAACGCATCGCGGGGGGCGATCGTAGAAATCGCATCCGTCTTCTTTCGCGGCGACGCCCCGTCGTGCGCCGGCCGAAACGCCTCGGTCGTCCTAATCGGAGTTCTCCTCAAATGTTGCGGTGGATCTTGCTGGCGGTCGCGGTGGTCGTGCTGGCGGCGGCTTCGACTTTGGTCATGAATTCGGCGCCGGCTCCTTCACCGTTCGGCGTGCCGGTCGCTCCCACGGCGACGGGACCGCAGCCGAAGGCCGTCGTGGACGGCGACCTGACCTGGGAATTCGGCGAGATGGGTCAGCAGCAGACCGGCAAGCGGTCGTGGAAGCTGACCAATCAGGGAGAAGTCGACCTTCAGATCTGGAAAGGGTCGTCCACCTGCATGTGCACGGTGGCCAAGCTTCAGAAGGACGGCGACCGGCTGACGCTCAAGCCGGGCGAGTCCACCGACATCGACATCGAGTTCAAGACGAACTACGTCACGGGCGACTTCCACAAAGGCGCCAACATCGAGACGAACGACCCGCTGCACCCGACGTTCCCCCTCTTCGTGCACGGCAAGATCAACCCGCCGATCATCCTGATCCCCGACAACACGATCGATTTCCACACCGTCAACACTGACGCTCCCACCAAGGTCTTCGTCGCGCTCTATTCGCCGGACCGCCCTGAGACCAAGATCACCGAGATCAACACCTCGAAGCCCGAGTATCTGACGACCGAAGTCGTGCCGATGTCGGAGTCCGAGATCGAGAGCAGCGGCGGCAAGGTGAAGCAGGGGTACAAGATCAATATCGACGTCAAGCCCGGCTTTCCGATGGGCCTGATGCGCGAGGAGATCGTGATCCACACCGACCACCCGCATCGCCCCGAGATCAAGTTGACGGCCGTCGGCACGGTCGTCGGCCCGGTGAGCGTCGTGCCCGATCGGCTGCGGATGGTCACGGTCAAGAGCGCCGAGGGGGCGTCGTCTGAGGTCCAT
This region includes:
- a CDS encoding class I SAM-dependent methyltransferase; translation: MPDPRDDQARTKSTYGLQWNRFRIIREDEDRATFANRTGLRPGDLAGRTVLDGGCGMGRYLRIAAADAPRLAVGLDLSEAVLAARDLTAELPSVSLVRGDLLRLPFAEGSFDHIYSIGVLDHTPDPRAAFLGLARLLRPGGRIALWVYERESPAVERIMNAHRAVSTRLPLGMLLAMCRLSAPIGLLKRRLMSSRWRLVERSGVALHALTIGVSMHPDAEVRVCDTLDWYAPKFLSRHTVEEVRGWFAEAGLVDVEDLSVGQVFHHEGQGNGVNLAGRKPG
- a CDS encoding DUF1559 domain-containing protein, coding for MSASPIAARSFRSPRPAFTLIELLVVIAIIAVLIALLLPAVQAAREAARRAQCTNNMKQLSLAALNYESTHQTVATGGFTRSGSLPGSKWNFSPFVHMLPFYEQQNVYNMVNFSPGVFTAENVTLAGTSISALQCPSDATVYDLTPVVATQYASLPSGTWMQAKTSYGGVVGCWSLMLHIDNPTFAARKANMNGVIYAHSATRLSEITDGTSNTMLFAEHNHGAFDSAGQAQYHGWNSGFWTDTMIGGYYPINGTLKVLRLSDSAARDYIAFNIGSRHPGGANVGLADGSVRFLKDSTDCWPIDPTTKTAVGVSFNADGQGIQTIAPGTKIGILQALCTRNFGEVISADSY
- a CDS encoding DUF1573 domain-containing protein — its product is MLRWILLAVAVVVLAAASTLVMNSAPAPSPFGVPVAPTATGPQPKAVVDGDLTWEFGEMGQQQTGKRSWKLTNQGEVDLQIWKGSSTCMCTVAKLQKDGDRLTLKPGESTDIDIEFKTNYVTGDFHKGANIETNDPLHPTFPLFVHGKINPPIILIPDNTIDFHTVNTDAPTKVFVALYSPDRPETKITEINTSKPEYLTTEVVPMSESEIESSGGKVKQGYKINIDVKPGFPMGLMREEIVIHTDHPHRPEIKLTAVGTVVGPVSVVPDRLRMVTVKSAEGASSEVHLSVRAGKEATFTVASKPDKLEVSITPEESADVKGRYKVTIKVPKGTSTGLIDGEVVLKTDLPNAGELKIPVSFLVGSN